The genomic DNA GTAGTCGCCGTCGATGTTGGTCGAGTACGGGCGCGTGGTGGTGTGATAGACGCTGATCGTGCGCGAGATGCCGTCCTTGGTGAAATACGGATCGGTGGTGGTCAGCGACAGCGTGCGGTTGTACTTGCTGGTGTTGACCTGCACGCCCAGGAAGTTGCCCGAACCGAAGACGTTCTCTTGCGAGATGCCGAAGGTGAGAGCCACCTTTTCCGCGCTCGAATAGCCGGCGCCGAGCTGCAGGCTGCCGGTGGGCTTCTCGGCCACGTTGACGACCAGGTCGACCTGGTCGGGCGAACCCGGGATTTCCTGGGTTTCGACGTTCACTTCGGTGAAGAAGCCCAGACGGTCCACGCGGTCGCGCGAGAGCTTGATCTTGTCGCCGTCGTACCAAGAGGCCTCGAACTGCCGGAACTCGCGGCGGATCACTTCATCGCGCGTCTTGGCATTGCCGCCCACCGCCACGCGGCGCACGTAGACGCGGCGCGAGGGTTCGGCCTGCAGGGTCAGGGTCACGCGGTTGTTGACGCGGTCGATCTCCGGGCGGGCCTGCACGCGAGCGAACGCGTAGCCGAAGGTGCCGAAATAGTCGGTGAAAGCCTTGGTGGTTTCGGTGACCTGCTCGCCGTTGTAGGGCTCGCCGGGCTTGATGGTCACGAGGGACTTGAACTCCTCGTCGCGGCCGAGATAGTTGCCGTCGAGCTTGACGCCGGCCACAACGAACTTCTCGCCTTCGGTGATGTTGACGGTCACCGACAGGTCCTTGCGGTCCGGCGAGATGGCGACCTGGGTCGAATCGATGCGGAACTCGAGGTAGCCGCGCGTGATGTAGTACGAGCGCAGCGTTTCCAGGTCGGCGTTGAGCTTCGAACGCGAGTATTGGTTGGACTTGGTGTACCAGCTCATGAAGCCGCCGCTGTCCTGGTCGAACAGGCTCAGCAGCGTCGATTCGCTGAATGCCTTGTTGCCGACCACGCGCACTTCGCGAATGCGCGCGGAATCGCCCTCGGTGACGGTGAACGTGAGATTGACGCGATTGCGCTCGATGGGCGTGACCGTGGTCACGACCTGCGCGTTGTAGAGGCTGCGGCTCACGTACTGGCGCTTGAGTTCCTGCTCGGCGCGGTCGGCCAGGGCCTTGTCGTACGGGCGGCCATCGGCAAGGCCCACTTCGCGCAGCGCCTTCTGGAGCGCGGCCTTGTCGAATTCCTTGGTGCCGACGAAATCGACGTCGGCAATGGTGGGACGCTCTTCGACGATCACCACCAGCACGTTGCCGTTGACGTCGATGCGCACGTCCTTGAACAACCCCAGGTCGAACAGCGCACGGATGGCAGCCGATCCGCGCTCGTCGCTGTAGGTATCGCCCACACGCAGCGGAAGCGATGCGAAGATCGTGCCGGGCTCGACGCGTTGCAGGCCCTCGACGCGAATGTCACGCACCGTGAAGGGCTCGACGGCCCAGGCTGCCGTGGCCGCCAACGCGCTGGCCACCACCGCGGCAACGCTACGCAGGCGAAAGCGACTGAAGTTTGTGTTCATCTGTGAATTGGGCCGGCGCGGAAAGGGCCGGCAGAAAGTTAACCAAAGAGCCGCGTGACGTCGTTGAAGAGCGCAACCGACATCATGACCAGCAGCAAGGCGACACCGCCGCGCTGAAGCCGTTCCATCCAGGCGTCAGAGACGCTCTTGCCGGTCAGGCCCTCCCAAAGATAATACATCAGGTGTCCTCCATCGAGGACCGGCAGCGGCATGAGATTGAGCACGCCAAGGCTCACGCTGATGAGCGCAAGGAATACCAGGTACTGGGTCAACCCGAGGCTCGCGGACTTGCCGGCGTAGTCGGCGATCGTGAGCGGCCCGCTCAGATTCTTGAGCGAGGCTTCGCCGATCACCATCTTGCCCATCATGCGGACGGTCAGCGCCGACACCTCCCAGGTGCGCACGATACCGCGCCAGACGCCATCGATCGGGCCCTGGCGCACCGTCACCATTTCAGGCGGCGCACCGACATAGGCGCCGATGCGGCCGACCTTCGCCGCGCCCTCCTCGCGCAGTTCGGGCCTGACTTCGAGTTCGATCGACTGGCTGCCGCGCTGCACCTGCCAGGTCTGCGGACGCGGCTGGTCGCCATCGATCGAGGTGCGGATCACCTCGCGCAACTGCTGCCCATCGACGATGGGCACATTGCCGACGCTGCGGACCACGTCGCCGCTGCGAAGGCCCGCGCGTTCTGCCGCGCTGCCGGCCATCACCTGGCCGATCTCGGGACGCGTCAGCGGTGCGAGCACGCCGATCTTGCGGAACATCTGCGGGTCGGCGTCCCTGGCCTCCATGAGGCTCAGCGGCAGCACGACCTGCCGGCCGGGCCGGCCGCCCTCGCCCGCCACTTCGAGCGTCAGGTCGCGGCCGTCGAGCGCGCCGCGTGTCATGCGCCAGCGCAGGTCCTCGAACGACTGCACGGGTTCCAGGTCGCCTTCGAAACCGGCACGCGTGACGTGCTCGCCGCCGCGTAATCCCGCCGCTTCCGCCAGCGATGCCGCCACCGGACGCGCCAGCTTGGCAACAGGCTCCTCGACTCCGATCCAGTTGACGGCCGTGTAGAGCACCACGGCAAGCAGCAGATTCGCAATGGGCCCGGCAGCGACGATGGCCGCGCGGGAGCGCAGCGGCTGCGTATTGAAGGCGCGGTGGCGCTCCTCGGGCGCCACCGGCCCCTCGCGCTCATCGAGCATCTTGACGTAACCGCCGAACGGAAACGCGCCGATGACGAACTCCGTTTCCTGCCCCGGATGCTGGCGCTTGGGCTGCCAGCGGTAGAGTGTCTTGCCGAAGCCCACCGAAAACCGCAGCACCTTGACGCCGCAGGCGACGGCAACGCGGTAGTGGCCGTATTCATGCACGGCGATCAGGAGGCCGAGTGCAACCACGAAAGCGATGACGGTGAGCATCCGGATCCTCTGTTGACGGGAGTGTCAGGCCGCGAAGCGCAGCGCCGCGGCATTGGCCGCCGCCCTGGCGCTGGCATCGAGCGCCAGCAGGTCGGCCAGCGATGCGGGCTTGGAGGGGCTGACGGCTTCCAAAGTTTCCATGTTGACCGCATGAATGCGGTCGAAGCGCAGGCGCCGATCAAGAAAGGCCTCGACCGCGACTTCGTTGGCCGCATTGAGCACCGCCGTGGTCCCCGGCGCCGCGCGCAGCGCATGCCAGGCCAGGCCCAGCCCGGGAAACAGCGCCGCGTCGGGGGCATCGAAGCTCAGCGATGCCATCTGGCGGAAATCAAGGCGCGCCGCGCCGCTCTCGATGCGCTCGGGCCAGGCCAGTCCGACGGCAATGGGCACGCGCATGT from Variovorax sp. V93 includes the following:
- the bamA gene encoding outer membrane protein assembly factor BamA gives rise to the protein MNTNFSRFRLRSVAAVVASALAATAAWAVEPFTVRDIRVEGLQRVEPGTIFASLPLRVGDTYSDERGSAAIRALFDLGLFKDVRIDVNGNVLVVIVEERPTIADVDFVGTKEFDKAALQKALREVGLADGRPYDKALADRAEQELKRQYVSRSLYNAQVVTTVTPIERNRVNLTFTVTEGDSARIREVRVVGNKAFSESTLLSLFDQDSGGFMSWYTKSNQYSRSKLNADLETLRSYYITRGYLEFRIDSTQVAISPDRKDLSVTVNITEGEKFVVAGVKLDGNYLGRDEEFKSLVTIKPGEPYNGEQVTETTKAFTDYFGTFGYAFARVQARPEIDRVNNRVTLTLQAEPSRRVYVRRVAVGGNAKTRDEVIRREFRQFEASWYDGDKIKLSRDRVDRLGFFTEVNVETQEIPGSPDQVDLVVNVAEKPTGSLQLGAGYSSAEKVALTFGISQENVFGSGNFLGVQVNTSKYNRTLSLTTTDPYFTKDGISRTISVYHTTTRPYSTNIDGDYKLVNQGASIRFGVPFSEVDTVFFGVGLERYAFEPNTSTSFSGLFTPNSYLRYFQCQRDASGLFVTECDRKSVWGVPLTVGWGRDSRDSALVPTTGRLQRANLELGVAGEMKYFKTNYQYQQFFAINKQYTFAINADLGYAKSLGGKDYPIFKNFYAGGLGSIRGFEQNSLGPRDKPLFLQTEGAALGGTKKAVFNAELSTPFPGAGNDRTLRLYGFFDVGNVFGSRAPGVSDEQYKAEKKLRASVGLGVSWISPLGPLRLAYAFPIKSQKEVLDPNTGFILIPKDRIQRLQFQIGTSF
- the rseP gene encoding RIP metalloprotease RseP, with protein sequence MLTVIAFVVALGLLIAVHEYGHYRVAVACGVKVLRFSVGFGKTLYRWQPKRQHPGQETEFVIGAFPFGGYVKMLDEREGPVAPEERHRAFNTQPLRSRAAIVAAGPIANLLLAVVLYTAVNWIGVEEPVAKLARPVAASLAEAAGLRGGEHVTRAGFEGDLEPVQSFEDLRWRMTRGALDGRDLTLEVAGEGGRPGRQVVLPLSLMEARDADPQMFRKIGVLAPLTRPEIGQVMAGSAAERAGLRSGDVVRSVGNVPIVDGQQLREVIRTSIDGDQPRPQTWQVQRGSQSIELEVRPELREEGAAKVGRIGAYVGAPPEMVTVRQGPIDGVWRGIVRTWEVSALTVRMMGKMVIGEASLKNLSGPLTIADYAGKSASLGLTQYLVFLALISVSLGVLNLMPLPVLDGGHLMYYLWEGLTGKSVSDAWMERLQRGGVALLLVMMSVALFNDVTRLFG